The following coding sequences are from one Paenarthrobacter ureafaciens window:
- a CDS encoding FG-GAP repeat domain-containing protein, whose product MGFLQRSIAVSTGLLVFASSLIFAQAPATAVPLPSPDNPNVKFVEGTPHSDHVFETPLGGAPQGGAPQSSDTRSSDPRAGAQAAQGPSDVEALLRDGVAATGPSGDIRVRLVTAKLADNSNTVSMAGAEQVVASTSSYWKAMTNNRLSMTVDSKVSGFQSKARSTDHYSVIMSTITSELKWQASPYTALVIFIPSSTLSGNALGAGYSSGSYSGRVLLPQLSSFSNNVMSHEFGHVIGLMHADALQCGSGVPDVGTDSSGRFTDPSCYIREYGDTTDIMGAAQYNQPVISSSFWDYAGLGRGDEIRDVGVAGGVKSYTLKPWGGTDAQRAIKFTDPVSKEVYYLELRQPVGYDSYLKNPGQEGNKGVKIVQRGGATIASSLILMPSTVPFTEPWYAKNHSWPAGRTFTTHTGTQVTIDSVSATSATVTINADPKLKTRMRFSAGDFDGDKLADVISREADGSLLLFRGLPGNRLADPVQIGSGWGIFNAVFGTADFNGDGFADVLARTSDGGLWLYPGNGKGGFLSRSQVGFGWQGFTQLVAPGDFSGDGRADVIASSPDGRLWLYPGDGFGGFQSQVLLGQGWDVFNTLAPAGSFGGGSAGLLGRAGDGTLYVYPGNGKGGFLPRAAVGSGWNSAGDLIGGEDLTRDKSDDVLAAAAGGAMTIYPGDGSGFADRLAIGTGWTAFDQVWEAGDFNGDRVADVLARSKDGALWLYPGNGSGGFLPRVQVGSGWNMFDTILSAGDFDGDSRPDLVGRAPDGTLWLYPTDGKGKFFARRQIGMGWQGFTQLLAPGDFSGDGKADIVGQTSDGVLWLYPGDGAGGFLARKQIGTGWNMFNLVLQAGDFNGDGREDLLGRASDGGLWLYPGNGSGGFLSRMNLGSGWNMFSSIAALGNGFTGTGNPSVVGVAGDGTLLLYAGTGGGKFQPVKLNPL is encoded by the coding sequence ATGGGTTTCTTGCAGCGGTCAATTGCCGTGTCCACCGGCCTGCTGGTTTTCGCCTCCAGCCTCATTTTTGCCCAAGCCCCGGCAACGGCCGTTCCGCTGCCCTCGCCGGACAATCCGAACGTAAAGTTCGTCGAGGGGACGCCCCATTCGGACCACGTGTTCGAGACGCCGTTGGGCGGTGCCCCCCAAGGCGGTGCCCCCCAAAGCAGTGACACCCGGTCCAGTGACCCGCGCGCAGGTGCGCAGGCCGCACAAGGACCTTCCGACGTCGAGGCCCTCTTGCGGGACGGCGTGGCCGCCACGGGTCCCAGCGGCGATATCCGCGTCCGTCTGGTAACGGCGAAGCTGGCGGACAATTCGAACACCGTTTCCATGGCCGGTGCCGAGCAGGTGGTGGCCTCGACCAGCAGTTACTGGAAGGCGATGACCAACAATCGCCTGTCGATGACCGTGGACAGCAAGGTGTCCGGATTCCAGTCCAAGGCGCGGTCCACTGACCACTACAGCGTCATCATGTCCACCATCACCAGCGAGTTGAAGTGGCAGGCCAGCCCGTACACCGCGCTGGTGATCTTCATTCCCTCATCCACCCTGTCCGGCAACGCGCTCGGCGCCGGCTACAGCAGCGGCAGCTACAGCGGCAGGGTCCTGTTGCCGCAGCTGAGCAGCTTCTCCAACAACGTGATGAGCCACGAGTTCGGCCACGTCATCGGTTTGATGCACGCCGATGCGCTGCAGTGCGGCAGCGGCGTTCCAGATGTGGGAACGGACAGCAGCGGCAGGTTCACCGATCCTTCCTGCTACATCCGCGAATACGGCGACACCACGGACATCATGGGCGCGGCGCAGTACAACCAGCCTGTGATCAGCTCGTCGTTCTGGGACTATGCAGGGCTCGGCCGGGGCGATGAAATCCGCGACGTCGGAGTCGCGGGTGGTGTGAAGAGCTACACCCTCAAACCGTGGGGCGGAACCGACGCCCAGCGTGCCATCAAATTCACCGACCCCGTCAGTAAAGAGGTGTACTACCTCGAACTTCGGCAACCGGTGGGTTATGACTCGTATTTGAAGAACCCGGGCCAAGAGGGCAACAAGGGCGTCAAGATTGTCCAACGCGGCGGGGCGACCATTGCGTCGTCGCTGATCCTCATGCCGTCAACGGTTCCGTTCACCGAGCCCTGGTACGCCAAGAACCACTCGTGGCCGGCGGGCAGGACCTTCACCACCCATACCGGCACCCAGGTGACCATCGATTCCGTTTCTGCCACGTCGGCAACGGTCACCATCAACGCCGATCCGAAGCTCAAGACGCGGATGCGGTTCTCGGCCGGCGACTTCGACGGCGACAAGCTCGCCGATGTCATCTCCCGCGAGGCCGACGGTTCCCTCCTGCTGTTCCGCGGACTGCCGGGAAACCGGCTCGCCGATCCTGTCCAGATCGGTTCCGGTTGGGGCATTTTCAACGCGGTTTTCGGCACTGCGGACTTCAACGGTGACGGTTTCGCTGACGTCCTCGCCCGGACCAGCGACGGCGGGCTCTGGCTCTACCCGGGCAACGGAAAGGGCGGCTTCCTCTCCCGGAGCCAAGTGGGATTCGGCTGGCAAGGATTCACCCAGCTGGTAGCACCGGGCGATTTCTCCGGGGACGGCCGCGCCGACGTTATCGCCTCCAGTCCGGACGGGCGTCTCTGGTTGTACCCGGGGGACGGTTTCGGTGGATTCCAAAGCCAGGTGCTGCTGGGCCAGGGCTGGGATGTCTTCAACACCCTCGCACCGGCGGGTTCATTCGGCGGCGGATCCGCAGGGCTTCTTGGCCGCGCCGGCGACGGTACCCTCTATGTCTACCCCGGCAACGGCAAGGGTGGCTTCTTGCCGCGAGCCGCCGTCGGAAGTGGTTGGAACAGCGCGGGCGACCTGATCGGTGGCGAGGACCTGACAAGGGACAAGTCCGACGACGTGCTGGCCGCTGCGGCGGGCGGCGCCATGACGATCTACCCGGGTGACGGCAGCGGCTTCGCCGATCGTCTGGCGATCGGCACCGGCTGGACCGCCTTCGACCAGGTGTGGGAAGCGGGCGACTTCAACGGCGACCGCGTGGCGGACGTCCTGGCGCGAAGCAAGGACGGCGCGCTATGGCTGTATCCGGGCAACGGTTCCGGTGGTTTCCTGCCGCGGGTGCAGGTGGGGTCGGGCTGGAACATGTTCGACACCATCCTTAGTGCCGGAGATTTCGACGGCGATTCGCGGCCGGATTTGGTGGGCCGGGCCCCTGACGGGACGCTCTGGCTCTACCCGACCGATGGCAAGGGGAAGTTCTTTGCCCGTCGGCAGATCGGGATGGGCTGGCAGGGTTTCACGCAGCTGCTGGCGCCGGGCGACTTCTCCGGCGACGGTAAAGCCGACATCGTTGGGCAGACTTCGGACGGCGTGTTGTGGCTCTATCCGGGTGACGGCGCCGGTGGTTTCCTTGCGCGGAAGCAGATCGGCACCGGATGGAACATGTTCAACCTGGTCCTCCAGGCAGGGGACTTCAACGGCGACGGCCGCGAAGACCTGCTGGGCCGTGCTTCCGACGGGGGGTTGTGGCTCTACCCGGGCAACGGTTCGGGTGGCTTCCTTTCCCGAATGAACCTGGGATCCGGCTGGAACATGTTCTCCAGCATCGCCGCTCTGGGCAATGGCTTCACGGGTACCGGCAACCCGTCGGTGGTTGGAGTAGCCGGCGACGGAACTTTGCTCCTGTACGCCGGGACCGGTGGGGGTAAGTTCCAGCCGGTGAAACTGAATCCCCTGTAG
- a CDS encoding MoaD/ThiS family protein: MADITVVLPGVLQPLVGGQSYLTASADGAVTVGQLLDTVTGEYPVLARRLRDETGALRRFVNIYVNGDEVRRLKGLDTEVAGGQEVLIIQSVAGG; the protein is encoded by the coding sequence GTGGCTGACATAACGGTCGTGCTTCCCGGTGTCCTGCAGCCACTCGTCGGCGGACAGTCCTACCTGACTGCGTCCGCCGACGGGGCCGTGACCGTTGGACAGTTGCTGGACACTGTGACCGGTGAGTACCCGGTCCTTGCCCGGCGTTTGCGTGATGAAACCGGTGCACTCCGCCGTTTCGTGAATATTTACGTGAACGGTGACGAGGTCCGGCGGCTCAAGGGGCTTGATACGGAGGTAGCGGGCGGCCAGGAGGTGTTGATTATCCAATCCGTGGCCGGCGGCTGA
- a CDS encoding WD40/YVTN/BNR-like repeat-containing protein has translation MGIMATPNTAESYVLAIGTKKGLWLATSPDRIDWSFSGPHFLMSEIPSIGIDTRDGKTRIMVGVRSEHWGPTVAHSDDLGATWTEPEHGAIKFPDGTDAALERIWQIYPDADSRPGVVWAGCEPISVWKSTDGGEHFELNRGLWDHPHRSEWGAGYGGAAAHSIVVDPSGEQVHIAMSTGGVYTSMDGGTSWEPRNKGISAYFMPDPNPEFGQCVHKIAADATVEGRLYAQNHHGVYRTDDNGENWSSIAEGLPADFGFVMLTHPRREGTAWVIPLKADGERIPPDSKLSVHRTDDAGDSWTELHAGLPDHEYNAVLRDAAAVDTAEPVGVYFGTRGGSVYASADEGGTFTEVISHLPDVLCVRAAVVVGNPAGLETPLAAAEANVLAEAAVIVDTAAQVDGNPESPTSDPVPG, from the coding sequence ATGGGGATCATGGCAACCCCAAATACCGCAGAGAGTTATGTCTTGGCGATCGGGACCAAGAAGGGTCTGTGGCTGGCGACCAGTCCGGACCGCATAGATTGGTCCTTCTCCGGCCCGCACTTCCTGATGAGCGAGATACCGAGCATCGGGATAGATACGCGGGACGGCAAAACACGGATCATGGTCGGCGTCCGCTCCGAACACTGGGGGCCCACCGTGGCGCACTCGGACGATCTGGGCGCGACGTGGACCGAACCAGAGCACGGCGCCATTAAGTTTCCGGACGGCACCGACGCCGCCTTGGAACGCATTTGGCAGATATATCCCGACGCCGATTCCCGCCCCGGCGTCGTCTGGGCAGGTTGCGAGCCCATTTCCGTGTGGAAATCCACCGACGGCGGCGAACACTTCGAGCTGAACCGCGGACTTTGGGACCACCCCCACCGCAGTGAATGGGGTGCCGGTTACGGAGGTGCGGCGGCCCACTCGATCGTGGTGGATCCCAGCGGCGAGCAAGTACACATCGCCATGAGCACGGGCGGCGTCTATACCTCGATGGACGGCGGCACCTCCTGGGAGCCCCGGAACAAGGGAATCTCGGCCTACTTCATGCCCGATCCCAACCCGGAGTTCGGTCAGTGTGTCCACAAGATCGCGGCCGATGCCACGGTGGAGGGGCGGCTCTACGCCCAGAACCATCACGGCGTGTACCGGACGGACGACAACGGGGAGAACTGGAGCTCGATCGCGGAGGGCCTGCCCGCTGACTTCGGCTTCGTCATGCTGACGCACCCCCGCCGCGAGGGTACGGCCTGGGTCATTCCCCTGAAGGCGGACGGCGAACGTATCCCGCCGGACAGCAAACTGAGTGTCCACCGCACGGACGATGCCGGCGACTCCTGGACCGAGCTTCACGCTGGGCTCCCGGACCACGAATACAACGCAGTGCTGCGTGACGCCGCCGCCGTGGATACAGCCGAACCCGTCGGCGTGTACTTCGGAACCCGCGGCGGATCGGTCTATGCGAGTGCTGACGAGGGCGGCACCTTCACCGAAGTGATCTCGCACCTGCCGGACGTGCTCTGCGTGAGGGCCGCCGTCGTGGTTGGAAACCCGGCGGGCTTGGAAACGCCCTTGGCGGCAGCAGAAGCCAACGTCCTGGCGGAAGCAGCAGTGATCGTCGATACAGCCGCCCAAGTGGACGGCAATCCTGAAAGTCCCACCAGTGACCCGGTACCCGGTTAG